A portion of the Micromonospora vinacea genome contains these proteins:
- a CDS encoding EboA domain-containing protein produces MTPDSLRAALRGVPDPDWLDTALRRVSTEPTAITRLFPAVGRRCGRGALPDAPGWTADDAARVLLLTSLPGEHAEYAERLYHHGDAAERRAVLRALPLLPIGADGVPLLHDAIRTNDTRLVAAALGPYARHLDQAAWRQAVLKCVFSGVPLAGVADLDSRADSELTAMLAALAAERHAAGRDLPADATDLLDRLTAALPREA; encoded by the coding sequence ATGACACCGGATTCACTACGGGCCGCGCTGCGAGGCGTACCCGATCCCGATTGGCTGGACACGGCGCTGCGCCGGGTCAGCACCGAGCCCACCGCGATCACCCGGCTCTTTCCCGCCGTCGGCCGACGCTGCGGTCGGGGCGCTCTGCCCGACGCCCCCGGCTGGACCGCCGACGACGCGGCCCGGGTGCTGCTGCTCACCAGCCTGCCCGGCGAGCACGCGGAGTACGCCGAGCGCCTCTACCACCACGGTGACGCTGCCGAACGACGAGCCGTGCTGCGCGCACTGCCGCTGCTGCCGATCGGCGCCGACGGGGTTCCGTTGCTGCACGACGCGATCCGGACCAACGACACCCGGCTGGTCGCCGCCGCGCTCGGCCCGTACGCCCGGCACCTCGACCAGGCCGCCTGGCGGCAGGCGGTGCTCAAGTGCGTGTTCAGCGGCGTCCCCCTGGCCGGCGTGGCCGACCTGGACAGCCGGGCCGACAGCGAGCTGACAGCGATGCTGGCCGCGCTGGCCGCCGAACGGCACGCCGCCGGCCGGGACCTGCCCGCCGACGCCACCGACCTGCTCGACCGGCTCACCGCCGCACTGCCCCGGGAGGCGTGA
- a CDS encoding sugar phosphate isomerase/epimerase family protein: protein MSVPEPRPGAPAADATTLRLGYGTNGFANHRLDDALAVIADLGYDGVALTLDHDHLDPFAPGLTRRVAAVGRRLESLGLGVVIETGARYLLDPWQKHAPTLLHDDPTRRIEFLRRAVRIGADLGAEAVSFWAGVRPEAVSPQCAWDRLVAGCATVVDAADTAGVTLGFEPEPGMLVQDIADWRRLHAALDNPARFGITLDIGHCRCLEPWPVPQCVAEVADHLVNVQIDDMRRGVHEHLEFGVGEIDFPPVLAALAAAGYQGLVAVELPRDSHAAPAVAARSIEFLRAAAATDHDSVRTLCSAPAEATPAEATPAEEAPVHM, encoded by the coding sequence ATGAGCGTCCCCGAGCCCCGGCCCGGTGCGCCGGCCGCCGACGCCACCACGCTGCGCCTCGGGTACGGCACGAACGGCTTCGCCAACCACCGCCTCGACGACGCGCTCGCCGTCATCGCCGACCTCGGCTACGACGGGGTGGCGCTCACCCTGGACCACGACCACCTGGACCCGTTCGCGCCCGGGCTCACCCGCCGGGTCGCCGCTGTCGGTCGACGGTTGGAGTCGCTGGGCCTGGGGGTGGTCATCGAGACCGGGGCCCGCTACCTGCTCGACCCGTGGCAGAAGCACGCACCGACGTTGCTGCACGACGACCCGACCCGGCGGATCGAGTTCCTGCGCCGGGCCGTGCGGATCGGCGCCGACCTGGGCGCGGAGGCGGTCTCGTTCTGGGCCGGTGTCCGACCCGAGGCGGTGTCACCGCAGTGCGCCTGGGACCGGCTGGTGGCCGGCTGCGCCACAGTGGTCGACGCGGCCGACACCGCCGGTGTCACCCTCGGCTTCGAACCGGAGCCCGGCATGCTGGTGCAGGACATCGCGGACTGGCGTCGGCTGCACGCCGCACTCGACAACCCGGCCCGTTTCGGCATCACCCTCGACATCGGCCACTGCCGGTGCCTGGAGCCCTGGCCGGTGCCGCAGTGCGTCGCCGAGGTGGCCGACCACCTGGTCAACGTGCAGATCGACGACATGCGCCGAGGCGTGCACGAGCACCTGGAGTTCGGCGTCGGCGAGATCGACTTCCCGCCGGTGCTGGCCGCCCTGGCGGCGGCCGGCTACCAGGGGCTGGTCGCCGTGGAGCTGCCCCGTGACTCGCACGCCGCACCGGCCGTGGCCGCCCGGTCGATCGAGTTCCTGCGCGCCGCCGCGGCCACCGATCACGACAGTGTCCGCACCCTTTGCTCTGCACCCGCCGAGGCGACACCTGCCGAGGCGACACCCGCCGAAGAGGCCCCGGTGCATATGTAG
- a CDS encoding SCO3242 family prenyltransferase codes for MTTLADLAELVRAPAALSVPGDVIAGAAAAGALSPRTPGLAGASVLLYWAGMAANDWADRRLDAEERPERPIPSGRVTPAAAVGLAAGLTAAGVGLAAAVGGRRAAALAVPLAATIWGYDLLAKNTAAGPAVMAACRGLDVLLGASGGRMTRALPAAATVAAHTWTVTALSRREVTGADATLPMRTLAGTALVAASAAVAAPRRVAVLPAVLAGWYAARYGAAQAEVVRDPSAGRVRAAVGAGITGLPALQGALTARGGAGLLGVAVAAAAPLGRRLARKVSPT; via the coding sequence ATGACAACGTTGGCTGATCTCGCCGAGCTGGTCCGTGCGCCGGCCGCGCTCTCGGTGCCCGGTGACGTGATCGCCGGGGCCGCGGCTGCCGGAGCGTTGAGCCCGCGTACCCCCGGCCTGGCCGGCGCCTCGGTGCTGCTCTACTGGGCCGGCATGGCCGCCAACGACTGGGCCGACCGGCGCCTGGACGCCGAGGAACGGCCCGAGCGGCCGATCCCCAGCGGGCGGGTCACCCCGGCCGCCGCTGTCGGTCTCGCGGCGGGCCTCACGGCCGCCGGCGTGGGCCTGGCCGCCGCCGTGGGCGGTCGCCGCGCCGCCGCGCTCGCCGTGCCGCTGGCCGCCACCATCTGGGGGTACGACCTGCTGGCCAAGAACACCGCCGCCGGTCCGGCCGTGATGGCCGCCTGCCGGGGGCTGGACGTGCTGCTCGGCGCGTCCGGTGGCCGGATGACCCGGGCGTTGCCGGCGGCGGCCACCGTCGCCGCGCACACCTGGACGGTCACCGCGCTGTCCCGCCGGGAGGTCACCGGCGCCGACGCCACCCTGCCGATGCGTACCCTCGCCGGCACCGCGTTGGTCGCCGCCAGTGCCGCCGTCGCCGCCCCTCGGCGGGTTGCGGTGCTGCCCGCAGTGCTGGCCGGCTGGTACGCCGCCCGCTACGGCGCGGCCCAGGCCGAGGTGGTCCGGGACCCGTCGGCCGGGCGGGTCCGCGCGGCCGTCGGCGCCGGGATCACCGGGTTGCCGGCCCTCCAGGGGGCCCTCACCGCACGGGGTGGAGCGGGTCTGCTCGGGGTGGCCGTCGCGGCGGCCGCGCCGCTGGGTCGACGGCTGGCCCGGAAGGTCTCCCCGACATGA
- a CDS encoding inositol-3-phosphate synthase, with the protein MRTGVWLVGARGSVATTSIVGGLALRAGLAGPTGCVTELPELRGPALPAFADLVFGGHDLATTPLCKRAEALADAGVIPWRLVAALRDELGMVEQELRPAPVGDTQADRAAAVVRDLTSFRERHELDRVVVVNVSATEPAPRPHPGHADPAALRAALDGPDEVLPVSSLYAYAAVLAGCPYVDFTPSTGLRLPALAALAEEARLPYAGHDGKTGETLVKSVLAPMFAMRNLAVGSWSGVNLLGGGDGATLADPAANAAKVQSKQRVLGETLGYVPQGGTRIEYVEELGDFKTAWDLITFSGFLGTGMRMEFTWHGCDSALAAPLVLDLARLTAAAHAAGQVGPLADLGFFFKDPLGTPTHSLGEQWARLTAFTRHLHDGGDSDHDNVG; encoded by the coding sequence ATGCGAACAGGTGTCTGGCTGGTAGGAGCGCGCGGTTCCGTCGCGACCACCAGCATCGTCGGGGGGCTCGCGCTGCGGGCCGGCCTGGCCGGGCCCACCGGCTGCGTCACCGAGCTTCCCGAGCTGCGCGGCCCAGCCCTGCCGGCCTTCGCCGATCTGGTCTTCGGCGGACATGACCTGGCCACCACCCCGCTGTGCAAGCGCGCCGAGGCCCTCGCTGACGCCGGTGTCATCCCCTGGCGGCTGGTCGCCGCGCTCCGCGACGAACTGGGCATGGTCGAGCAGGAGCTGCGCCCCGCGCCGGTCGGCGACACCCAGGCCGACCGGGCAGCCGCCGTGGTCCGCGACCTGACCAGCTTCCGCGAGCGCCACGAACTGGACCGGGTGGTGGTGGTCAACGTCTCCGCCACCGAGCCGGCCCCTCGACCGCACCCCGGGCACGCCGACCCGGCCGCGCTGCGCGCCGCCCTCGACGGGCCGGACGAGGTGCTGCCGGTCAGCTCCCTCTACGCGTACGCGGCAGTGCTCGCCGGCTGCCCGTACGTCGACTTCACCCCGTCCACCGGGCTGCGGCTTCCGGCGCTGGCCGCGCTGGCCGAGGAGGCCCGACTGCCGTACGCCGGGCACGACGGCAAGACCGGGGAGACCCTGGTCAAGTCGGTGCTCGCGCCGATGTTCGCGATGCGCAACCTGGCCGTGGGCTCCTGGTCCGGGGTCAACCTGCTCGGTGGTGGCGACGGCGCCACCCTCGCCGACCCGGCCGCGAACGCGGCGAAGGTGCAGAGCAAGCAGCGGGTGCTCGGCGAGACGCTGGGCTACGTTCCGCAGGGCGGCACCCGGATCGAGTACGTCGAGGAACTGGGCGACTTCAAGACCGCCTGGGATCTGATCACCTTCAGCGGGTTCCTCGGCACCGGCATGCGGATGGAGTTCACCTGGCACGGCTGTGACTCGGCGCTGGCCGCGCCGCTGGTGCTCGACCTGGCCCGACTCACCGCCGCCGCGCACGCCGCCGGGCAGGTGGGTCCGCTGGCCGACCTGGGCTTCTTCTTCAAGGACCCGCTGGGCACGCCCACCCACTCGCTGGGCGAGCAGTGGGCCCGGCTGACCGCCTTCACCAGGCACCTGCACGACGGCGGGGACAGTGACCATGACAACGTTGGCTGA
- a CDS encoding Gfo/Idh/MocA family protein, protein MVGYAFMGAAHSQAWRTVNRVFDLPARARMALICGRDTAKVADAADTLGWDAYTTDWRDLINRDDIDVVDICTPGDSHAEIALAALAAGKHVLCEKPLANSVEEARAMTAAADVARAAGVRSMCGFNYRRVPAVTMMRQLVADGRLGVIRHVRATYLQDWIVDPQFPLVWRLQKDRAGSGALGDIGAHIIDLTQFVTGQRISGVSAVTETFVKERPLPAESSGLAASVDGHTAPTGTVTVDDAAVFVARLDGGALATYEASRFATGRKNALRVEINGSLGSVVFDLERLNELEFYDATRPAVEQGFNRILVTEGEHPYMSAWWPPGHIIGYEHSFTHEMRDFIEAVATGVDPTPSFADALQVQLVLDAVARSAELGSSWAEVEPTLTAATV, encoded by the coding sequence ATGGTCGGCTACGCGTTCATGGGCGCCGCGCACTCACAGGCGTGGCGCACCGTGAACCGCGTCTTCGACCTGCCGGCGCGGGCCCGGATGGCGTTGATCTGCGGCCGAGACACAGCGAAGGTGGCTGACGCCGCCGACACACTCGGCTGGGACGCGTACACCACCGACTGGCGTGACCTGATCAACCGGGACGACATCGACGTCGTCGACATCTGCACCCCGGGAGACAGTCACGCCGAGATCGCTCTCGCCGCGTTGGCCGCAGGCAAGCACGTTCTGTGCGAGAAGCCGTTGGCCAACTCGGTGGAGGAGGCACGGGCGATGACCGCTGCGGCGGATGTCGCCCGGGCCGCCGGAGTGCGGTCGATGTGCGGGTTCAACTACCGCCGGGTCCCCGCGGTCACGATGATGCGCCAGTTGGTCGCCGACGGACGGCTCGGGGTGATTCGACACGTCCGTGCGACGTACCTGCAGGACTGGATCGTGGACCCGCAGTTCCCGCTGGTCTGGCGGTTGCAGAAGGACAGGGCGGGCTCCGGCGCGCTCGGTGACATCGGTGCGCACATCATCGACCTGACCCAGTTCGTCACGGGTCAGCGGATCAGCGGCGTCAGCGCGGTCACCGAGACCTTCGTCAAGGAGCGGCCGTTGCCGGCCGAGTCGAGCGGTCTGGCGGCCTCGGTGGACGGCCACACGGCGCCCACCGGAACGGTCACCGTCGACGACGCCGCGGTCTTCGTGGCGCGGCTCGACGGTGGCGCCCTGGCCACGTACGAGGCGAGCCGGTTCGCGACAGGCCGTAAGAACGCGCTGCGTGTCGAGATCAACGGCTCGCTGGGCAGCGTGGTCTTCGACCTGGAGCGCCTCAACGAGCTGGAGTTCTACGACGCGACCCGCCCGGCTGTGGAGCAGGGCTTCAACCGCATCCTGGTGACCGAGGGCGAGCACCCGTACATGTCGGCGTGGTGGCCCCCGGGCCACATCATCGGCTACGAGCACTCGTTCACGCACGAGATGCGCGACTTCATCGAGGCGGTCGCCACCGGTGTCGACCCGACTCCCTCCTTCGCCGACGCGTTGCAGGTCCAGCTGGTGCTGGACGCGGTGGCCCGTTCGGCGGAGCTCGGCTCCTCCTGGGCCGAGGTGGAACCGACGCTGACCGCGGCAACTGTCTGA
- a CDS encoding substrate-binding domain-containing protein, which yields MTQHSRDLSRRRLLFGGAAVGAATLLTACTSNETPAASTQTKAAGNAEGNNAPGKKVVIGFSAPAADHGWMGAIHANAKAQAAAYSDVEFKEVDGGSNSEAQRSTLGTLIAQKPDIIVVLPHDGKEVNAVALQAMQAGIPIVNLDRAFPDALASRLVIKGDNYGMGVSAGHFIGKMLKDKGVANPVIGEIAGLEIPLTVERSEGFKAALATYGFKVGNRRSAEFTSDSGQREASQLLQALPKIDAIWNHDDDQGIGVLAAIKQANRSEFFMVGGAGSKLAIDAIKADNTVLKATVTYNPSMASSAVSLARLIAQGRGLGDLTELQVPKEVTLASETITKENASSYDKLGF from the coding sequence ATGACCCAGCACAGTCGCGACCTGTCGCGCCGCCGGTTGCTCTTCGGTGGAGCCGCAGTGGGCGCTGCCACCCTGCTCACCGCCTGCACCAGCAACGAGACCCCGGCCGCCAGCACCCAGACCAAGGCCGCCGGAAACGCCGAGGGCAACAACGCCCCGGGCAAGAAGGTCGTCATCGGCTTCTCCGCCCCGGCCGCCGACCACGGCTGGATGGGCGCTATCCACGCCAACGCCAAGGCGCAGGCCGCGGCCTACTCGGACGTGGAGTTCAAGGAGGTCGACGGCGGGTCGAACTCCGAGGCCCAGCGTTCCACGCTCGGCACCCTGATCGCCCAGAAGCCGGACATCATCGTCGTGCTGCCGCACGACGGCAAGGAGGTCAACGCCGTTGCCCTCCAGGCCATGCAGGCGGGCATCCCGATCGTGAACCTCGACCGGGCGTTCCCCGACGCGCTGGCCTCGCGGCTGGTCATCAAGGGCGACAACTACGGCATGGGCGTCTCGGCCGGGCACTTCATCGGCAAGATGCTCAAGGACAAGGGCGTCGCCAACCCGGTCATCGGTGAGATCGCCGGTCTGGAGATCCCGCTGACCGTCGAGCGCAGCGAGGGCTTCAAGGCCGCCCTGGCGACCTACGGGTTCAAGGTGGGCAACCGTCGTTCGGCCGAGTTCACCTCGGACAGCGGCCAGCGCGAGGCGTCCCAGCTGCTCCAGGCGCTGCCGAAGATCGACGCCATCTGGAACCACGACGACGACCAGGGCATCGGTGTGCTCGCGGCCATCAAGCAGGCCAACCGGTCGGAGTTCTTCATGGTCGGCGGCGCGGGCTCCAAGCTCGCGATCGACGCGATCAAGGCCGACAACACCGTGCTGAAGGCCACTGTCACCTACAACCCGTCGATGGCCTCCTCGGCCGTCTCGCTCGCGCGGCTCATCGCGCAGGGTCGGGGCCTGGGCGACCTGACGGAGCTGCAGGTGCCCAAGGAAGTGACTCTGGCCTCGGAGACGATCACCAAGGAGAACGCGAGCAGCTACGACAAGCTCGGGTTCTGA
- a CDS encoding ABC transporter permease: MSDATPTPTATPERPQLPAQSPPVDPAETAVANNKAGSGGKLSWWRGDGGDGAKRNLGLIGVLAALIVVGAVTKPDLYGDPNWVWNNVLAILQLASVVGVVTVGMTFVIIGGGIDLSVGAIVALAGVWCTTVATQSYGAGGMIFAALAVGICVGLVNGVLISYGRLVPFIATLAMLVAARGLAASISNKQTQVSSSTFINDIAARKVIGIPILVYILGAVVLAGWVVLNRTTFGRRTIAVGGNPEAARLAGINVRRHTMLLYALSGLCCGIAAIMLTSQATSAQAAMANLYELDAIAAAIIGGTLLSGGRGTIVGSLLGVIIFATITNLFAINGLSIEAQNMVKGGIIVAAVLVQQFQFKSVTRLLARNRVTTAT; the protein is encoded by the coding sequence ATGAGCGACGCGACTCCCACTCCCACCGCGACACCGGAGCGCCCGCAGCTTCCGGCGCAGTCGCCGCCGGTGGACCCGGCGGAGACGGCGGTGGCCAATAACAAGGCAGGATCCGGGGGCAAGCTCTCCTGGTGGCGGGGTGACGGTGGCGACGGCGCCAAGCGCAACCTCGGTCTGATCGGGGTGCTGGCCGCGCTCATCGTGGTCGGCGCGGTCACCAAGCCCGACCTGTACGGCGACCCGAACTGGGTCTGGAACAACGTCCTGGCCATCCTCCAGTTGGCCTCGGTCGTCGGTGTGGTCACTGTCGGCATGACCTTCGTGATCATCGGTGGTGGCATCGACCTGTCGGTCGGCGCGATCGTCGCGCTGGCCGGGGTCTGGTGCACCACTGTGGCCACCCAGAGCTACGGCGCCGGCGGCATGATCTTCGCCGCCCTCGCGGTCGGCATCTGCGTCGGCCTCGTCAACGGTGTGCTCATCTCGTACGGGCGGCTGGTCCCCTTCATCGCGACGCTGGCGATGCTGGTGGCCGCGCGAGGGCTCGCGGCGTCGATCTCCAACAAGCAGACCCAGGTGTCGAGCAGCACGTTCATCAACGACATCGCGGCGCGCAAGGTGATCGGTATCCCGATCCTCGTCTACATCCTCGGCGCGGTCGTGCTGGCCGGTTGGGTGGTGCTCAACCGCACGACCTTCGGCCGGCGGACCATCGCCGTCGGCGGTAACCCGGAGGCGGCCCGGTTGGCCGGCATCAACGTCCGGCGCCACACCATGCTGCTCTATGCGCTCTCCGGTCTGTGCTGCGGCATCGCCGCGATCATGCTCACCTCGCAGGCGACCTCGGCGCAGGCGGCGATGGCCAACCTGTACGAGTTGGACGCGATCGCCGCGGCGATCATCGGCGGGACGTTGCTCAGCGGCGGTCGGGGCACCATCGTCGGCTCGCTGCTCGGCGTCATCATCTTCGCCACCATCACGAACCTCTTCGCCATCAACGGCCTCTCCATCGAGGCGCAGAACATGGTCAAGGGCGGCATCATCGTCGCCGCCGTCCTGGTCCAGCAGTTCCAGTTCAAGTCAGTCACTCGGCTCCTCGCGCGGAACAGGGTCACCACCGCAACCTGA
- a CDS encoding sugar ABC transporter ATP-binding protein, with amino-acid sequence MVLRLTDLVKTFPGVRALDGVQLEVRAGEVHCLLGQNGAGKSTLIKVLAGVHQPDSGQVEWRGEPATFANPQAAMKAGIATIYQELDLVEDLSVAENAFLGHEYRNFGFVRRGRMARHTRQILSRLGHGEIPPGRMVRSLPAAGKQIVSMARALSHEARLIIMDEPSAVLAHDEVGNLFRIIRELTAQGIAVIYISHRLEEIREIGDRVTVLKDGRTTAANLPARDTPTRDLVSRMTGRTIEYVFPDRPTEDSAGADLLQVEGLTRAGEFADVSLSVRAGEIVGIAGLVGSGRSELLETIYGARLPEAGTVRMDGKVLRPGVGAAVRAGMGMAPEERKSQALLLGEPIYRNVTLATFGRYARLGFTNAAKERAEADRIAETLELRPRDVDRPVRTLSGGNQQKVVVGRWLLGGTKLLLLDEPTRGVDVGARAELYQVIRALAAQGVGVLLVSSEVPEVLGLADRVLVMREGRVVREAAAGELDENTVLDLVMAGSLMEGAPA; translated from the coding sequence GTGGTCCTGCGCCTCACCGACCTGGTGAAGACCTTCCCCGGCGTACGCGCGCTCGACGGCGTGCAGCTTGAGGTGCGTGCCGGCGAGGTGCACTGCCTGCTCGGGCAGAACGGCGCCGGCAAGTCCACCCTCATCAAGGTTCTCGCCGGGGTGCACCAACCGGATTCCGGGCAGGTGGAGTGGCGCGGTGAGCCGGCCACGTTCGCCAACCCGCAGGCCGCCATGAAGGCCGGCATCGCCACCATCTACCAGGAGCTCGACCTCGTCGAGGACCTGTCGGTGGCGGAGAACGCGTTCCTCGGGCACGAGTACCGCAACTTCGGGTTCGTCCGGCGCGGCCGGATGGCCCGCCACACCCGGCAGATCCTCAGCCGGCTCGGCCACGGTGAGATTCCGCCCGGGCGGATGGTCCGGTCACTGCCGGCAGCCGGCAAGCAGATCGTCAGCATGGCGCGGGCGCTGTCGCACGAGGCCCGACTGATCATCATGGACGAGCCGAGCGCGGTGCTGGCCCACGACGAGGTCGGCAACCTGTTCCGGATCATCCGTGAGCTGACCGCGCAGGGCATCGCCGTCATCTACATCTCCCACCGGCTGGAGGAGATCCGCGAGATCGGCGACCGGGTCACCGTACTCAAGGACGGCCGGACCACGGCGGCGAACCTGCCGGCGCGCGACACCCCGACCCGCGACCTGGTGAGCCGGATGACCGGCCGCACCATCGAGTACGTCTTCCCGGACCGGCCGACCGAGGACTCCGCCGGCGCCGACCTGCTCCAGGTGGAGGGGTTGACCCGCGCCGGCGAGTTCGCCGACGTCTCGCTGAGCGTGCGCGCCGGGGAGATCGTGGGCATCGCGGGCCTGGTCGGCTCCGGTCGCTCCGAACTGCTGGAGACGATCTACGGTGCCCGCCTCCCGGAGGCCGGCACGGTGCGGATGGACGGGAAGGTCCTGCGTCCCGGCGTCGGCGCGGCGGTTCGCGCCGGCATGGGGATGGCCCCGGAGGAACGCAAGAGCCAGGCGCTGCTGCTCGGCGAGCCGATCTACCGCAACGTCACGCTGGCCACCTTCGGCCGGTACGCGCGGCTCGGCTTCACCAACGCCGCCAAGGAACGCGCCGAGGCCGACCGGATCGCGGAGACCCTGGAGCTGCGGCCCCGGGACGTCGACCGGCCGGTACGCACGCTGTCCGGCGGCAACCAGCAGAAGGTGGTGGTCGGGCGTTGGCTGCTCGGCGGCACCAAGTTGCTGCTCCTCGACGAGCCGACCCGGGGTGTGGACGTGGGCGCCCGGGCCGAGCTCTACCAGGTCATCCGGGCATTGGCCGCTCAGGGCGTGGGGGTGCTGCTGGTCTCCAGCGAGGTGCCCGAGGTGCTGGGTCTGGCCGACCGGGTGCTGGTGATGCGGGAAGGGCGGGTCGTCCGCGAAGCCGCGGCCGGCGAACTCGACGAGAACACTGTGCTTGACCTCGTGATGGCGGGGTCCTTGATGGAAGGCGCACCGGCATGA
- a CDS encoding ROK family protein — MRTVDPLHVRLLRLLRDEGAVSRAELGDRLQMPRPRMLAELDRLVALGYVAEAGLAASRGGRRSTLVELNPKLRFAAVDLGASSMDVEVVNGRLEPVAHYAEAADIRNGPKVTLQRVNELLHKARVDGAYERLDAVGIGVPGPVSFRDGVPVSPPIMPGWDRFPVRELLSREHGCPAVVDNDVNIMAIGERHGGVAHSVDDFLFVKIGTGIGCGIYLTGEVYRGTDGCAGDIGHIQVDSHGPMCSCGNVGCLEALFSGAALAKDAAAAARSGTSPALAERLALRGVVTALDVAEGAVEGDVTCIQLIRDGGRRVGGVLAGLVSFTNPSMIVIGGGLAQLGHILLAEIRSVVYRRSLPLATGNLPVVLSELGGRAGVTGAAVLASDVAFGEAA; from the coding sequence GTGCGCACCGTCGACCCCCTACACGTGCGTCTGTTGCGGCTGCTCCGCGACGAGGGCGCCGTGTCCCGAGCTGAGCTCGGTGACCGACTCCAGATGCCGCGTCCGCGGATGCTGGCCGAGCTGGATCGCCTGGTGGCGCTGGGCTACGTCGCCGAGGCCGGGCTCGCCGCATCCCGAGGTGGGCGTCGCTCGACCCTTGTCGAGCTGAACCCGAAGCTGCGCTTCGCCGCCGTCGACCTCGGTGCCAGTTCGATGGACGTCGAGGTGGTCAACGGCCGCCTCGAACCGGTGGCCCACTACGCCGAGGCGGCCGACATCCGCAACGGCCCGAAGGTGACCCTGCAACGGGTCAACGAGCTGCTGCACAAGGCTCGGGTCGACGGCGCGTACGAGCGACTGGACGCGGTCGGCATCGGCGTACCCGGCCCGGTCAGCTTCCGCGACGGCGTTCCGGTCTCACCACCGATCATGCCGGGCTGGGACCGGTTCCCGGTGCGTGAACTGCTCAGCCGGGAGCACGGCTGCCCGGCGGTGGTCGACAACGACGTCAACATCATGGCGATCGGGGAGCGGCACGGTGGGGTCGCCCACTCGGTCGACGACTTCCTCTTCGTGAAGATCGGCACCGGCATCGGGTGCGGCATCTACCTCACCGGCGAGGTCTACCGGGGCACCGACGGTTGTGCCGGCGACATCGGCCACATCCAGGTCGACTCGCACGGTCCGATGTGTTCCTGCGGCAACGTCGGCTGCCTGGAGGCGCTGTTCAGCGGCGCCGCGCTGGCCAAGGACGCGGCAGCCGCCGCCCGCAGTGGGACCTCGCCGGCGCTGGCCGAGCGGTTGGCCCTGCGGGGAGTCGTCACCGCGCTGGACGTCGCCGAGGGCGCCGTCGAGGGCGACGTGACCTGCATCCAGCTGATCCGGGACGGCGGACGGCGGGTCGGCGGGGTGCTCGCCGGCCTGGTCAGCTTCACCAACCCGTCGATGATCGTGATCGGCGGCGGGCTGGCCCAGCTGGGTCACATCCTGCTCGCCGAGATCCGCAGTGTGGTCTACCGCCGGTCGCTGCCGCTGGCCACCGGCAACCTTCCCGTCGTCCTGTCCGAGCTGGGCGGCCGTGCCGGTGTCACCGGTGCGGCGGTGCTCGCGAGTGACGTCGCCTTCGGGGAAGCCGCATGA
- a CDS encoding YihY/virulence factor BrkB family protein, whose translation MASDESSAQRERDPASTPVGPDAGPDSPTDLPGSGWKAALRRTISEFQDDSLTDWAAALTYYGVLSIFPGVLVLISLLGLLGESATEGVKDTVNQAVPDDSIRQIITDAIGTADRNGGLASLAAIIGLVAAFWSASGYIGAFMRASNTIYDVPEGRPIWKTLPIRLGVTAVIGVLLLASAVIVVFTGRLAESVGDVIGLGSTAVAVWDVAKWPVLLILVSLMFAILYWASPNARHGGFRWVSPGGVLAVVIWLVISGLFALYVSNFGSYNKTYGTLAGVIIFLVWLWLSNIAILLGAEFDAELERGRAISAGHAVDDEPYVELRDDRKLRKKRNSAGRR comes from the coding sequence ATGGCCTCGGACGAGTCTTCCGCCCAGCGTGAGCGTGATCCCGCCAGCACGCCGGTGGGGCCCGACGCGGGCCCGGACAGCCCCACCGACCTGCCCGGCAGTGGCTGGAAGGCGGCGTTGCGCCGGACGATCAGCGAGTTCCAGGACGACAGCCTGACCGACTGGGCGGCGGCTCTGACCTACTACGGGGTGCTGTCCATCTTCCCGGGCGTGCTGGTGCTGATCTCCCTGCTCGGGCTGCTCGGCGAGAGCGCCACCGAGGGCGTCAAGGACACCGTCAACCAGGCGGTGCCGGACGACAGCATCCGGCAGATCATCACCGATGCGATCGGCACTGCGGACAGGAACGGTGGTCTGGCCAGCCTCGCCGCGATCATCGGTCTGGTGGCGGCGTTCTGGTCGGCTTCCGGTTACATCGGCGCGTTCATGCGCGCCTCCAACACGATCTACGACGTGCCGGAGGGCCGGCCGATCTGGAAGACCCTGCCGATCCGACTCGGGGTAACAGCGGTGATCGGTGTGCTGTTGCTGGCCAGCGCGGTGATCGTGGTCTTCACGGGCCGCCTCGCCGAATCCGTTGGCGACGTGATCGGGCTCGGCTCGACGGCGGTCGCGGTGTGGGACGTCGCCAAGTGGCCGGTGCTGCTGATCCTGGTCAGCCTGATGTTCGCGATCCTCTACTGGGCCTCGCCGAACGCCCGGCACGGCGGTTTCCGCTGGGTCAGCCCCGGCGGGGTGCTGGCCGTGGTGATCTGGCTGGTGATCTCCGGCCTGTTCGCCCTCTACGTGAGCAACTTCGGTTCGTACAACAAGACGTACGGGACGCTGGCCGGGGTGATCATCTTCTTGGTCTGGCTCTGGCTGAGCAACATCGCGATCCTGCTGGGGGCGGAGTTCGACGCGGAGTTGGAGCGTGGTCGCGCGATCTCGGCCGGCCACGCGGTGGACGACGAGCCGTACGTCGAGCTGCGCGACGACCGCAAGCTCCGCAAGAAGCGCAACTCTGCCGGCCGTCGCTGA